In Rhodococcus sp. NBC_00297, the following are encoded in one genomic region:
- a CDS encoding malate synthase G has product MTNRITVGGLEVATVLHDFVEQEALSGTGLDASEFWTGVESLIKDLKTTNAELLATRDELQDKLDSWHRENPGPGYDKLAYTRYLAEIGYLSDPPSDFQISTSGVDTEIASVAGPQLVVPVLNERFAINAANARWGSLYDALYGTDAISDQPDSGVSGYDENRGAGVVAYARSFLDEIAPLSAGSHAHSTGYTVSQGLLNVRLGDGSSVSLQDPSQLVGYQGAESSPSVILLLHNGLHVEVRIDSTTVIGSKDAAGVSDLVLESALTTIMDFEDSVVAVDADDKVAGYRNWLGLMRGDLTAEIDKNGRTYVRALHPDRIYSSVHGHELTLHGRSLLLVRNVGHLMTSDAIVDSDGDEVPEGILDAVITSLAGMHSLLPSNSMLKNSRTDSIYIVKPKLHGPDEAAFAVETLQRVENILGLKPNTIKLGIMDEERRTSVNLKQVIHVARERLVFINTGFLDRTGDEIHTSMEAGPMVPKGSMKAQEWMQAYENSNVDVGLAAGLSGKAQIGKGMWAMPDLMKDMLDQKIAHPMAGATTAWVPSPTAATLHSLHYHKVDVFARQTEIVQSRHSTFEQILEIPLTPSTAWPDEQIALELDNNSQSILGYVVRWVYFGIGCSKVPDIHDVGLMEDRATLRISSQSIANWLHHGIVTAAQVRQSLERMASVVDRQNSTDPAYRAMAESLEDNIAFQAACELIFSGTSQPNGYTEPVLHRRRREYKAAFHRSGY; this is encoded by the coding sequence ATGACAAACCGCATTACAGTCGGAGGCCTCGAAGTAGCGACGGTACTCCACGACTTCGTCGAACAGGAAGCACTATCCGGGACAGGATTGGATGCGTCCGAGTTCTGGACAGGTGTCGAGTCCCTCATCAAGGATCTGAAGACCACCAACGCGGAACTTCTGGCTACTCGCGATGAACTACAGGACAAGCTGGACTCCTGGCACCGAGAGAACCCGGGTCCGGGCTACGACAAACTGGCCTACACGAGATACCTGGCCGAGATCGGTTACTTGTCGGACCCGCCATCCGATTTCCAGATTTCGACGTCGGGCGTGGACACCGAGATTGCCTCCGTCGCCGGACCACAGTTGGTCGTGCCCGTACTCAATGAGCGCTTCGCTATCAATGCCGCCAATGCCCGTTGGGGGTCTCTCTACGACGCTCTGTACGGTACCGACGCCATCTCTGACCAGCCGGATTCCGGCGTTTCAGGTTACGACGAGAATCGCGGTGCCGGAGTCGTGGCATACGCAAGAAGCTTCTTGGACGAGATAGCGCCGCTGTCCGCGGGGTCACACGCTCACAGCACCGGTTACACCGTGAGCCAAGGGCTTCTGAATGTGCGCCTAGGGGACGGCTCATCCGTCTCGTTGCAAGACCCATCGCAGCTCGTCGGGTATCAGGGCGCCGAAAGCTCACCATCAGTAATTCTTCTGCTGCACAACGGATTGCATGTCGAGGTACGTATCGATTCAACCACCGTCATCGGCAGCAAGGACGCGGCGGGCGTTAGCGATCTGGTTCTCGAATCAGCACTGACCACCATCATGGACTTCGAGGATTCGGTCGTCGCAGTGGATGCCGATGACAAAGTTGCGGGCTACCGCAATTGGCTCGGGCTCATGCGCGGCGATCTCACCGCGGAAATCGACAAGAACGGGCGAACGTATGTACGTGCACTCCACCCAGATCGGATCTACTCCTCAGTACACGGTCACGAGCTGACCCTGCACGGCCGCTCTCTACTGTTGGTTCGTAACGTCGGACACCTCATGACCTCGGACGCTATCGTGGACAGCGACGGAGACGAAGTTCCGGAAGGGATCTTGGACGCCGTCATCACCTCTCTTGCCGGAATGCACTCGCTCCTCCCCTCGAACAGCATGTTGAAAAATAGTCGCACCGATTCCATCTACATCGTCAAACCCAAGCTGCACGGGCCGGACGAAGCCGCTTTCGCAGTCGAGACGCTGCAGCGGGTCGAGAACATCCTGGGATTGAAGCCCAACACGATCAAACTCGGCATCATGGACGAAGAGCGCCGAACATCAGTCAACCTGAAACAGGTGATTCATGTCGCTCGGGAACGTCTTGTCTTCATCAATACCGGATTTCTCGATAGGACCGGAGACGAGATTCACACGTCCATGGAGGCAGGTCCGATGGTCCCGAAGGGGTCCATGAAGGCCCAGGAGTGGATGCAAGCATACGAGAACTCGAACGTAGATGTCGGCCTTGCAGCCGGCTTGAGTGGAAAAGCGCAGATCGGCAAAGGGATGTGGGCTATGCCCGATCTGATGAAGGACATGCTGGATCAGAAGATCGCACACCCGATGGCAGGTGCAACCACGGCCTGGGTCCCGTCGCCGACCGCAGCAACTCTACACTCTCTGCATTATCACAAAGTCGACGTATTCGCTCGTCAAACTGAAATCGTGCAATCACGGCATTCCACTTTCGAACAGATCCTGGAGATACCGCTTACACCGTCGACCGCATGGCCCGATGAACAGATCGCACTCGAGCTGGACAACAACAGCCAATCGATTCTCGGTTACGTCGTGCGCTGGGTCTATTTCGGAATCGGGTGCTCCAAAGTGCCCGATATTCACGATGTGGGGTTGATGGAAGATCGCGCGACACTCCGCATATCCAGCCAATCCATCGCGAACTGGTTGCACCATGGCATTGTCACAGCTGCGCAGGTCCGTCAGTCGCTGGAGCGGATGGCTTCGGTGGTCGACCGGCAGAACTCGACCGATCCCGCATACCGTGCCATGGCTGAAAGTTTGGAAGACAACATCGCCTTCCAGGCCGC